From Coffea arabica cultivar ET-39 chromosome 2e, Coffea Arabica ET-39 HiFi, whole genome shotgun sequence, the proteins below share one genomic window:
- the LOC140036821 gene encoding ABSCISIC ACID-INSENSITIVE 5-like protein 4 isoform X6: MASSKVMSSTSPANPDLPRHSTSTATTSSTCSTSTTGLLQHSSAVFHPPPPHQQPQAHHHLLHHSDDHSFGSMNMEEILKNIYSDPDTLASAVDGDGSLPAVGAGRNNNVGEVGSKTVDEVWKEIVSGGGAAAGGGGGSHEPRMTLEDFLTKAGAVSEEDVRVPGVSSPAPPPVPAPAVGGGGGGGYGMEVIMNAAAAGVQFPPVVHMQNAPGGFGMESQLGFGNRMVPAGAAGQIRGGAGGTGGGSGSGRGKRRAPPVEDVALDKATQQKQRRMIKNRESAARSRERKQADQKKKRFKQVQLLLLSF; the protein is encoded by the coding sequence ATGGCGTCGTCGAAGGTGATGTCGTCTACATCACCGGCCAATCCGGATCTGCCACGCCACTCCACCTCCACCGCCACCACCTCCTCCACTTGTTCGACTAGCACTACTGGTCTTTTACAACATTCTTCTGCTGTTTtccatcctcctcctcctcatcaacAACCCCAAGCCCACCACCATCTCCTCCATCACTCTGATGATCACTCCTTTGGCTCCATGAATATGGAGGAAATTCTCAAAAATATTTATTCCGACCCTGACACTCTCGCCTCCGCCGTCGACGGCGACGGCTCTCTTCCCGCCGTCGGAGCTGGGAGAAATAATAATGTCGGGGAAGTTGGGAGTAAGACGGTGGACGAGGTCTGGAAGGAGATTGTCAGCGGCGGAGGAGCAGCAGCAGGAGGAGGAGGTGGGAGTCATGAGCCGAGGATGACATTGGAGGATTTTCTGACCAAGGCCGGAGCTGTGAGCGAGGAGGATGTTAGGGTCCCCGGGGTTTCTTCTCCGGCTCCGCCGCCGGTGCCTGCTCCGGCAGTTGGTGGCGGTGGAGGAGGAGGTTATGGAATGGAGGTGATCATGAATGCGGCGGCCGCTGGGGTTCAATTTCCCCCCGTGGTGCACATGCAGAATGCGCCGGGGGGTTTTGGTATGGAGTCACAACTGGGGTTTGGAAATAGGATGGTGCCAGCTGGGGCTGCGGGCCAGATAAGAGGAGGTGCAGGAGGGACTGGTGGTGGTAGTGGAAGTGGGAGAGGGAAAAGGAGGGCGCCACCGGTGGAGGACGTGGCGCTTGATAAGGCTACGCAGCAGAAGCAGAGGAGGATGATCAAGAATAGAGAGTCTGCTGCAAGGTCTAGAGAACGCAAACAG
- the LOC140036821 gene encoding bZIP transcription factor 12-like isoform X5, producing MASSKVMSSTSPANPDLPRHSTSTATTSSTCSTSTTGLLQHSSAVFHPPPPHQQPQAHHHLLHHSDDHSFGSMNMEEILKNIYSDPDTLASAVDGDGSLPAVGAGRNNNVGEVGSKTVDEVWKEIVSGGGAAAGGGGGSHEPRMTLEDFLTKAGAVSEEDVRVPGVSSPAPPPVPAPAVGGGGGGGYGMEVIMNAAAAGVQFPPVVHMQNAPGGFGMESQLGFGNRMVPAGAAGQIRGGAGGTGGGSGSGRGKRRAPPVEDVALDKATQQKQRRMIKNRESAARSRERKQAYTVELESLVTQLEEENARLLKEEADQKKKRFKQVQLLLLSF from the exons ATGGCGTCGTCGAAGGTGATGTCGTCTACATCACCGGCCAATCCGGATCTGCCACGCCACTCCACCTCCACCGCCACCACCTCCTCCACTTGTTCGACTAGCACTACTGGTCTTTTACAACATTCTTCTGCTGTTTtccatcctcctcctcctcatcaacAACCCCAAGCCCACCACCATCTCCTCCATCACTCTGATGATCACTCCTTTGGCTCCATGAATATGGAGGAAATTCTCAAAAATATTTATTCCGACCCTGACACTCTCGCCTCCGCCGTCGACGGCGACGGCTCTCTTCCCGCCGTCGGAGCTGGGAGAAATAATAATGTCGGGGAAGTTGGGAGTAAGACGGTGGACGAGGTCTGGAAGGAGATTGTCAGCGGCGGAGGAGCAGCAGCAGGAGGAGGAGGTGGGAGTCATGAGCCGAGGATGACATTGGAGGATTTTCTGACCAAGGCCGGAGCTGTGAGCGAGGAGGATGTTAGGGTCCCCGGGGTTTCTTCTCCGGCTCCGCCGCCGGTGCCTGCTCCGGCAGTTGGTGGCGGTGGAGGAGGAGGTTATGGAATGGAGGTGATCATGAATGCGGCGGCCGCTGGGGTTCAATTTCCCCCCGTGGTGCACATGCAGAATGCGCCGGGGGGTTTTGGTATGGAGTCACAACTGGGGTTTGGAAATAGGATGGTGCCAGCTGGGGCTGCGGGCCAGATAAGAGGAGGTGCAGGAGGGACTGGTGGTGGTAGTGGAAGTGGGAGAGGGAAAAGGAGGGCGCCACCGGTGGAGGACGTGGCGCTTGATAAGGCTACGCAGCAGAAGCAGAGGAGGATGATCAAGAATAGAGAGTCTGCTGCAAGGTCTAGAGAACGCAAACAG GCTTATACTGTGGAACTGGAGTCACTAGTGACGCAATTGGAGGAGGAAAATGCAAGGCTTTTAAAAGAAGAG